From Solanum stenotomum isolate F172 chromosome 2, ASM1918654v1, whole genome shotgun sequence:
AGAACCATAATAACTAAGAGTAAGCTTTCATTGTTCAATAAATGAAACACACATGTTTTTTAACTGCCTCAGATTCGACAAGCTTGTTATCCTTCTTGCGAGTCTCGAAGAAAATAGTTGCTAAATCTGGTGGGTTGCCATTTTTCCCGCCCTTCACGTCAAAGTCAACATGTCAAATAACACCTCtcaatatttcaaaaagaaaagagaaaaagggaaGGAGATTTTTTGACCACaccttttgataaataatttctCTAATAGGCTTGCTACCGGTATGATGAGGCATCTTCAACTTAGCTCTGTTTGCTGAGTTCCTGTTGCTTCTCGCCTATATTTGTGGAACATTACATATAAATATCATGAATAAAATCTCAATTGAAAGACCATAGTATGACAATGAAATTACATCACTAGGCAAAATGTCAAACCTGAAAAGTTTCTGAAGAAAAATGTTCTTTTATCAACCACTCCCATTGTTTCTTGTCAACGCCCTTTGGTGTATTCTTGAGAGCCTCTTGGATTGGCTTACCTTTCACAAACTTAAAATGTAATTGTCCTCTCCATTTGTTCCATAATTCTTTCATCCATCCCAAAATGTGACCGCGATGACTATCCATATCATCACTCTCAAATTTTTCCtacaataaatcaatttttttggttaagATAAACGACATATTTTAGTAaacaaataatacatatataaaaaataattgctGCATATGAAAACATAACTGCAGAGATCATCTTCCTGCCAGTACCAAGAATAATAGTTCATAATAAGATGAAAATCAGTGTTTAAATGCTTCTTAGTCTAATGAAAACCACCAAGTATGATGAAATTACAAGATTATTGATGCTCACAGCAGAGGATCCCCCACTGTTTCACTCACAGGTTCAACATAGATGATATGTAGACTAGTGGCATATATGATACTTGCACAACTCCAAAAAGATTGACTGTATCTCCAATGTGCCACCTAGCGAAGAGTCCAGTTTTCTGCTACGTaacaagtttttaaaattttatctacGCATTACTCCAAAAACCAGATTATCAATAGCAGATATCTGTTTCCCTAACACCAGATTAGAATAAGCAAAATCAATAGCTGAACCTCTACTTGCAAAAAGTACAAAAAAGAACCTTTTCAGGGATTAAGACTATTGGACATCCCTTTTTCACTTATAGTAATCTCTACTGTAAATTATCACACCCAATCACTTCCCTCACAAGAAAATCCATTTGTATTTCCATTTTTGGGCTTACTGCTCCATATTAAGGAGGGTCCTGCTTCAAGCATAACCAATTTAAGAAGGTGATTGAACCAAGAATATGGGCAGTAAGACAATTGATCAACTCCTTGTTGTACCCCCATTTTTATGAGATGAGAAAGAGAAAGACAGTGTACTggatcaatttcctttttgttttaagAAACTGTAAGTCTGTCactattaaaatgaaaaaagtacAAGGTAAAGCAGCTTTTAACCAGTCAAAAAGTGATACAACCAGGATATTCTTTAAAGAGACATGGTGAATTCTTGTTTACTGTATCTAATAGTTGCATATTGATACCAAGTAAGgaatattagtttatttttttccaaatagcAACCCGTACAATGCCACTAACAAGAAGGCTAGTACAAATTTAAAGGACATTTGTCAAAATGCAAACACAAAATTGAGGTCCAGATCAAGATCAATTGCACACTCTGCTCTACCAAACTACAGAGTCCTCAAAGCTTTCTTAATAAAGCTCTAAACCTACTCCATGACACCATCACATCTATTACAACAATTTGGCTAACATAAACCTACAAATTGACAATTATGTTGTCCACATAAGCAAAAGGTGTTTTTCAGGTTAGCAAAGAGCCGATAAGCAAATTGAACACGTGTTACCTCAACAGCTGCCCACATGTGATTTAACTTTTCTTCCTCAATGTCATCCCACGATGATACTCCTAATGGACACATGCTATGGTCACGAACTAATTTTCCCAAGTGCCTGGAAAATAGATTGCTATTCCTTCCAACAGTTCGATTATTATAAAATGTCACTTTCAGCTTCTGTCCGGCTTGAAGTGATGCAACTTCTTGGCACTTGTTCTGTCCTCGACCTCTTCTTACCTTTCTAGTAGTACATGAACCTACATTTGCATATAATTTAGAAATGTCTGAAATGTTATGCAAACAACATAAAAGCCACGTACATAAATTTATGATTATACCATATATTCTTTCCAACTTCATActtgaattcatgtttagtaaatACTTTAGCATTATAATTCAGTCATGCAAATTCGTAACACAGTAGAATTGCAAGATCATACTTGTTTCAACATTTAGGGTGTCTTGCATAATTTGATCGGTAGACGGAGGCAATGTAATATCAATTTGCATTTGTTCCTTGTCATGAACGAAGGGGTGTTTATTTGTTCTCTGCATTCCTTGACCAGCAGATGTGGTAGGATCTGAACTTGTACCAGTAGAATGAGATGGCATACTTTCACCAGAATAA
This genomic window contains:
- the LOC125854290 gene encoding uncharacterized protein LOC125854290 isoform X4 translates to MAPNKRQKQLVDNGPDEAYLIGMQKFLDYAFGRTEELYEIRCPCVKCCYTTLGTRETIESHLKIYGIIQKYSLGVSGNDSPGAIGEGRGKEQEVRSMRSMGASGNDVGSFHQNSLYSGQSMATPSNSTSSDATISDYSGESMPSHSTGTSSDPTTSAGQGMQRTNKHPFVHDKEQMQIDITLPPSTDQIMQDTLNVETSSCTTRKVRRGRGQNKCQEVASLQAGQKLKVTFYNNRTVGRNSNLFSRHLGKLVRDHSMCPLGVSSWDDIEEEKLNHMWAAVEEKFESDDMDSHRGHILGWMKELWNKWRGQLHFKFVKGKPIQEALKNTPKGVDKKQWEWLIKEHFSSETFQARSNRNSANRAKLKMPHHTGSKPIREIIYQKGGKNGNPPDLATIFFETRKKDNKLVESEAVKKHAQLQELVQSKPSLPSIEIVEQCFGPQIRSHVFGFGGGVKAKDLKGPATSKAELLSELRSIREENQSLKGGASSKVELLSELRSTKDDNRSMMDRLCALENEVKELKELKELFFAQHPNIQFTTSSISGE